One segment of Pecten maximus unplaced genomic scaffold, xPecMax1.1, whole genome shotgun sequence DNA contains the following:
- the LOC117318706 gene encoding uncharacterized protein LOC117318706, with translation MPRKKNWKSALAKKNNTHRLVDTGHVKNSTIDITSDCVTSDRPERLVDTGHVKNSTMRRGDTTSLKRVHDLPSGAENMSEQPLGTKTLSEQPLGAENMSEQPLGTETLSEQPSGAKVLPNQPLGTENFSEQPSGTKVLPEKQCVRIFYVEARYFSLQPRLDQQSYISLKFGSVHQASESFPAVSRGMQCTCNSLISLISLQTEQYQASKLQNIDNILLAGDELFRIRMAELKSTNRFVSKMLQFQELPLTVCVFGQNYKVQYHEQIYGCVTHSDWNDLPETLNLQEGVDRLFSNYNEGLVIVGGICSAVYLDSNRNPSLFDSHSHGLDGLSCVDGRAVEISFHNTEHLVNFMFSYYRSANIPMNSHCQFEIQPITIVRQIAVRRSLIDKYFDYQTEKALLKVKHSSVNKKTYMKEYMQKRRQSSSFRDRQNCCSVKSKQKARKNPEYKLKGQQSTLQSMAKARQNEAFRANETKAKQRSREKIETRQKERLSTLKTKTKVRQSKEFRECELQAKQRSRENIETKEQERQRTLKSMTKARQNHEYRESELLAKQWSRENIETKQKDRQSTLKTKTKARQNNEYRESELQAKQRSRENIETKQKDRQSTLKTKTKARQKEFRDLELKVKQTSRENIEMKQKERQSMLKSKTKARQNPEFCKLEMKRKRLLRTNPLQLEKERVKKQENRKMHRQMERSKDRFSKTLKRKAVELVEHERSLSKKRQVGSTIDESIVKFRARVANGLIYACTCCHQTWFRKSVVQLDKAHISLESKQICTGLGSVDGKEWLCSTCLASLREEKIPKLSVKNGMSWPKTPAVLNLHSLEERLISQRIPFMQIRELPRGGQLSAKGNIVNVPVDIQPTINALPRQLDVHVTIAVKLKKRLSHKSSCFSENIRPEIVIKALKWLMENSELYKNSNIKIDHTWEKRITEAEDELITELTGSSHSRDDRDSEEVSDGFCEISAEDGTQGNTDTLVDEAVIDTNKIYVFAPGENQKPVGLYEDKDAEYLCFPSIFCGQRRVDNENRTKNVYYSDIAKWELRSVDRRAAQSVPNIFFKLKKIQIKQVGDKVNLAVRRCKSEGKKITAGQVRNEPSANQIVRLNEGYYIFRTLRNSPAYLSSKKKDAFAMIRQLGLPTWFMSLSSADTRWPDLLQTLATLDGTILSDENLESLDWKTKTNLVKKDPVTCARYFDNRVQEFITTFLKNNHNPIGAITDVFRRVEFQNRGSPHIHMLLWTNDAPKYPNDDETLIVEYIDKYVTCSLQTDDPEFEPLINLQVHKHSKTCKKGGKSVCRFGFPLPPLPQTMLLEPLETDIEQYRKKYKDLQQKMNEYKDGCDMQFKTFLHDVVDMSLEEYIKCIRASLKGPKIFLKRCPSEMRVNYYNPAVLKAWTANLDIQFVLDPYACATYIVSYISKSQRGISAMLDKASQEAAEGNMDLKHQVRHIGNKFLNFVEVSAQEASYLILQMPLPQASRDVVFINTSIPGERVFLLKTENEINELPENSTDIHATSMIERYSKRPKKLEQWCLADYVSQLEVTFPKDMLKPERNEEKNDDDELKNDVQLNTQDTSDTEMETEPFTAKDVLVTLKNGIKIRKRKNDRVIRFVGFSKKTNPENYYREKLLLYLPWRNEQKDILGNCDTHEEHYKKNAETIQIKQKVYEHFTDELEQAKEHAEEDSFDFDEVAPNTEHVEAEDADVGSSPSEDLIHFDPDSVQHKQFDIGPEIGLGSKTTDIEASAVRLPDDQYYTLLQSLNPKQREFHNHVTKFIRNQEEPLYAFLTGGAGTGKSVVIDAVYQTLHRSLCSEEGEDPEDVRIMLCAYTGKAAYNIGGTTLASAFHKKMYQTQQHMHADELNSLRTKFRNLSVVIIDEISMVGNKLLTFINERLQQVTGKKTDFGGISVIAVGDLYQLQPIADSWIFKDLSNPGQGLATNLWKKHFKVFELDEIMRQKGDVQFAELLNRLRHGELSAQDRSLLSERKVVQGQENYPSSITHLFIENRFVDDFNSTLIEKLPTNKVTVKADTDIISQTKMSAEIKNRLIQALPDKQSTTGQLKSSLAVAVDMLYDVSVNLEVSDGLTNGATCVVKHIEYKDSNTRPAIVWVQFDDFKVGTNRRNQYKHLYTSTIDATWTPMFETKRTFLYNRKTFERVQFPLQPSAAKTVHKAQGATLGGVVVSLNQTRARKIPHIHYVALSRVKSLNQLHILDFNELSLAKDEAVDSEMQRLREHVLTLCFRPLYHIEAETKCLFNNARSLHKHFADIKSDPNVYAADIIGIAESRLCDRDADETVSLSDYQIYRNDSHCS, from the coding sequence ATGCCTCGTAAGAAGAACTGGAAGAGTGCCTTGGCGAAGAAGAACAACACACATAGACTCGTGGATACTGGCCACGTTAAAAATAGTACCATAGACATTACGAGTGACTGTGTGACAAGTGACAGACCTGAAAGACTCGTGGATACTGGCCACGTAAAAAATAGTACCATGAGACGGGGGGATACCACCTCCTTAAAAAGGGTACATGATTTGCCTTCTGGCGCCGAAAACATGTCTGAGCAGCCTTTGGGCACCAAAACCTTGTCTGAACAGCCTTTGGGCGCCGAAAACATGTCTGAGCAGCCTTTGGGCACCGAAACCTTGTCTGAACAGCCTTCGGGCGCTAAAGTCCTACCAAATCAGCCCTTGGGCACTGAAAACTTTTCTGAACAGCCTTCGGGCACCAAAGTCTTGCCAGAAAAGCAGTGTGTAAGAATTTTTTATGTGGAAGCTCGATATTTCTCTTTGCAACCAAGACTTGACCAACAGTcatatatatctttgaaatttgGCTCTGTTCACCAGGCAAGTGAATCATTTCCAGCAGTTTCAAGAGGAATGCAGTGTACTTGCAACAGTTTAATTTCACTGATATCCTTACAAACTGAACAATATCAAGCGTCAAAACttcaaaacattgataatatTCTCTTAGCTGGGGATGAGTTATTTAGAATAAGAATGGCAGAGTTAAAATCAACCAACAGATTTGTTTCGAAGATGCTACAGTTTCAAGAACTGCCTTTGACCGTTTGTGTGTTCGGACAAAATTATAAAGTACAGTACCATGAGCAGATATATGGCTGTGTTACTCACTCTGATTGGAATGACTTACCAGAAACATTGAACCTACAGGAAGGTGTTGACAGATTATTTTCTAACTACAATGAAGGTCTTGTAATTGTTGGAGGGATTTGCTCAGCAGTGTATCTAGATAGCAACAGAAATCCTTCATTATTTGATTCACACTCGCATGGCCTTGATGGCTTGTCATGTGTTGACGGCAGAGCAGTTGAAATTAGTTTTCACAATACAGAACATTTGGTAAATTTCATGTTTTCGTATTACCGAAGTGCAAACATTCCTATGAACAGTCACTGCCAGTTCGAAATTCAACCAATCACTATCGTGAGACAGATTGCAGTGAGAAGGTCATTGATTGACAAATACTTTGACTATCAGACTGAAAAAGCATTGTTGAAAGTAAAACATtcatctgtaaataaaaaaacatatatgaaaGAATATATGCAGAAAAGAAGGCAAAGTTCAAGTTTTAGAGACCGGCAAAATTGCTGTTCTGTAAAGAGCAAGCAGAAAGCTCGGAAAAACCCAGAATATAAATTAAAAGGACAACAAAGCACACTACAAAGCATGGCAAAAGCCAGACAAAACGAGGCATTTAGAGCTAATGAAACTAAAGCAAAACAAAGATCACGAGAAAAAATTGAAACACGACAAAAGGAAAGACTAAGCACTCTTAAAACCAAGACAAAGGTCAGACAAAGCAAGGAATTTAGAGAATGTGAACTTCAAGCGAAACAAAGGTCAAgagaaaatattgaaacaaaagaACAGGAAAGACAACGTACTCTTAAAAGTATGACAAAGGCGAGACAAAACCATGAATATAGAGAGTCTGAACTTTTAGCGAAACAATGGTCAAgagaaaatattgaaacaaaacaaaaggacaGACAAAGCACGCTTAAAACCAAGACAAAGGCGAGACAAAACAATGAATATAGAGAGTCTGAACTTCAAGCGAAACAAAGGTCAAgagaaaatattgaaacaaaacaaaaggacaGACAAAGCACGCTTAAAACCAAGACAAAGGCGAGACAAAAAGAATTTAGAGATTTAGAACTTAAAGTGAAACAAACATCAagagaaaatattgaaatgaaacaaaaggaaagacaaagCATGCTCAAAAGCAAGACAAAAGCCAGACAAAACCCGGAATTTTGTAAACTTGAGATGAAAAGGAAAAGACTTTTACGAACAAATCCACTGCAGCTTGAAAAGGAAAGAGTGAAAAAGcaagaaaatagaaaaatgcATCGACAAATGGAAAGAAGCAAAGACAGGTTTTCTAAAACCTTGAAAAGAAAGGCTGTTGAATTGGTAGAACATGAAAGATCATTAAGCAAAAAAAGACAAGTGGGTAGTACAATTGATGAGTCCATTGTTAAGTTTCGTGCGAGAGTCGCAAATGGCCTAATTTATGCTTGTACCTGTTGTCATCAAACATGGTTTCGTAAAAGTGTTGTCCAACTTGACAAAGCTCACATTTCATTGGAAAGCAAGCAAATATGTACAGGTCTTGGGTCAGTTGATGGAAAAGAATGGCTGTGCTCGACGTGTCTGGCTTCATTAAGAGAAGAGAAGATACCGAAGTTGTCGGTAAAAAATGGCATGTCTTGGCCTAAAACACCTGCGGTTCTCAATTTGCACTCTCTGGAAGAAAGGTTGATATCACAACGGATTCCGTTTATGCAAATACGTGAGCTTCCCAGAGGTGGTCAGTTATCTGCAAAAGGAAATATTGTGAATGTGCCTGTTGACATACAGCCAACTATCAATGCACTTCCGAGGCAACTTGATGTACATGTAACGATTGCAGTGAAATTGAAAAAGCGTTTATCTCACAAGTCGTCTTGTTTTTCTGAAAACATTCGTCCTGAGATTGTTATAAAAGCTCTAAAATGGTTGATGGAAAACAGTGAGCTATACAAAAATTCAAACATAAAAATTGACCACACTTGGGAGAAAAGAATAACAGAAGCAGAGGATGAGCTTATTACAGAATTAACTGGCAGTTCTCATTCAAGAGATGACAGAGACTCTGAGGAGGTATCTGATGGCTTTTGTGAAATTTCTGCAGAAGATGGAACTCAAGGCAATACAGATACACTAGTGGATGAAGCAGTTATTgacacaaacaaaatatatgtatttgctCCTGGAGAAAATCAGAAACCTGTTGGTTTGTATGAAGACAAAGATGCAGAATACCTTTGCTTTCCTTCCATATTTTGTGGGCAGCGAAGAGTGGACAATGAAAACCGAAccaaaaatgtatattacagtgACATTGCAAAATGGGAATTGAGAAGTGTTGATAGAAGAGCTGCTCAGTCCGTTCcaaatatcttttttaaactgaaaaaaatccaGATCAAACAAGTCGGTGACAAAGTCAACCTTGCAGTTAGGCGATGCAAATCAGAAGGGAAAAAGATAACCGCTGGACAAGTTAGAAATGAACCGTCTGCAAATCAAATTGTTCGActgaatgagggttactataTTTTTAGAACATTGAGAAACTCCCCTGCATACCTGTCATCCAAGAAAAAAGATGCATTTGCAATGATACGACAACTGGGTCTACCAACATGGTTCATGTCATTGTCTTCAGCTGACACAAGATGGCCAGACCTTCTGCAAACTTTGGCTACACTAGACGGAACTATTCTGTCAGATGAAAATCTTGAATCATTAGACTGGAAAACAAAAACTAACTTGGTTAAGAAAGATCCAGTGACCTGTGCCAGATATTTTGACAATAGGGTACAAGAGTTCATCACCACTTTCTTGAAAAATAACCATAACCCAATCGGAGCTATTACCGATGTTTTCAGGAGAGTTGAGTTCCAGAATAGAGGTTCACCACACATACACATGCTTCTCTGGACAAATGATGCACCAAAATATCCAAATGATGACGAAACTTTGATAGTGGAATACATAGACAAATATGTCACTTGTTCACTGCAAACGGATGATCCAGAATTTGAACCTCTTATTAACCTCCAAGTACACAAGCATTCTAAAACCTGTAAAAAAGGTGGAAAATCTGTGTGTAGATTTGGCTTTCCTCTCCCTCCATTGCCACAAACTATGCTGCTTGAGCCTCTGGAAACGGACATTGAACAGTACAGGAAAAAGTATAAGGATCTGCAACAAAAGATGAACGAGTACAAAGATGGTTGTGACATGCAGTTTAAAACTTTCCTCCATGACGTTGTAGACATGTCGCTTGAAGAGTACATCAAGTGCATCAGAGCATCTTTAAAAGGTCCGAAAATTTTCCTTAAAAGATGTCCATCCGAAATGAGGGTAAACTACTATAATCCAGCTGTTCTCAAAGCTTGGACTGCTAACTTGGACATCCAGTTTGTACTTGACCCATATGCTTGTGCAACATACATAGTCTCGTACATCAGTAAATCACAGAGAGGCATAAGTGCTATGCTAGACAAGGCATCACAAGAAGCAGCTGAAGGAAATATGGACTTAAAGCACCAAGTGAGACATATTGGTAACAAGTTTCTTAATTTTGTTGAGGTCAGTGCTCAAGAAGCCAGTTACCTAATACTCCAGATGCCTTTGCCACAAGCATCCCGAGATGTGGTGTTCATCAACACTTCTATACCTGGTGAAAGGGTCTTTCTCCTTAAAACAGAAAATGAGATCAATGAACTACCAGAAAACTCTACAGACATTCATGCAACTAGTATGATTGAGAGGTACTCAAAACGCCCAAAAAAGTTAGAACAGTGGTGTTTGGCTGATTACGTCTCCCAACTAGAAGTAACATTCCCTAAAGATATGTTAAAGCCAGAacgaaatgaagaaaaaaatgatgacGATGAACTGAAAAATGATGTTCAATTAAACACACAAGACACCTCAGATACTGAAATGGAAACAGAGCCATTCACAGCTAAAGATGTACTTGTGACATTGAAAAATGGTATAAAAATCAGGAAACGCAAAAATGACCGAGTCATCAGATTTGTCGGATTTAGCAAAAAAACTAATCCTGAAAACTACTACAGAGAGAAACTCCTTTTATATCTGCCATGGCGAAATGAGCAAAAAGACATCCTTGGTAACTGCGACACTCATGAGGAACATTACAAGAAAAATGCTGAAAcgattcaaataaaacaaaaggtttATGAACACTTTACAGACGAATTGGAACAAGCAAAAGAACACGCTGAGGAAGACTcgtttgattttgatgaagttGCACCAAATACAGAACATGTCGAAGCTGAAGACGCAGATGTTGGTAGTTCACCTTCTGAAGATTTAATCCATTTTGACCCAGATTCTGTTCAGCATAAACAATTTGACATCGGACCCGAAATTGGTTTAGgttcaaaaacaacagatataGAAGCTAGCGCTGTTCGTTTGCCTGATGATCAATACTATACACTGCTACAATCTCTCAACCCTAAGCAAAGAGAGTTCCACAATCATGTCACAAAATTCATTAGAAATCAAGAAGAACCATTGTATGCATTTCTTACTGGCGGAGCAGGGACAGGAAAATCTGTAGTAATTGATGCAGTATATCAGACATTACATAGATCATTATGTTCTGAAGAGGGAGAAGACCCAGAGGATGTCAGAATAATGTTATGTGCATACACGGGAAAAGCTGCGTACAATATTGGTGGTACTACACTTGCTTCTGCTTTTCACAAGAAAATGTATCAAACACAGCAACATATGCATGCTGATGAATTGAACTCTCTCAGAACAAAGTTTAGAAATTTGTCAGTTGTCATCATTGATGAGATTTCCATGGTTGGCAATAAACTACTAACTTTTATCAATGAAAGGCTTCAACAAGTGACTGGCAAAAAAACCGATTTTGGTGGAATCAGTGTTATTGCTGTAGGTGACTTGTACCAGCTTCAACCTATTGCTGACTCTTGGATTTTTAAAGACCTTTCAAACCCAGGTCAAGGCTTGGCAACAAATCTCTGGAAAAagcactttaaagtttttgagcTTGATGAAATCATGAGACAAAAAGGAGATGTCCAATTTGCAGAACTTCTTAACAGACTTCGCCATGGTGAATTGTCCGCACAAGACCGATCATTGCTCTCAGAACGTAAAGTAGTCCAAGGACAGGAAAACTACCCAAGCTCTATCACTCATTTATTCATAGAAAATAGATTTGTGGATGACTTCAATTCAACTCTGATTGAGAAACTTCCTACGAACAAGGTCACCGTTAAGGCTGATACAGACATTATTTCACAAACCAAAATGTCAGCAGAAATTAAAAACAGATTAATACAAGCTTTGCCAGATAAACAATCAACAACAGGACAGCTCAAATCTAGCCTTGCAGTAGCTGTAGACATGCTATATGACGTATCTGTAAATCTTGAAGTGAGTGACGGTTTGACCAATGGTGCAACCTGTGTAGTGAAGCATATTGAATACAAAGATTCCAATACAAGACCTGCAATAGTCTGGGTTCAGTTTGATGACTTCAAAGTTGGCACAAACCGAAGAAATCAAtacaaacacctgtatactTCAACTATTGATGCCACATGGACACCAATGTTTGAAACAAAACGAACTTTTCTATACAACagaaaaacatttgaaagaGTTCAATTTCCACTTCAACCATCAGCAGCAAAAACTGTGCATAAAGCTCAGGGTGCTACTCTTGGAGGCGTTGTCGTTAGTTTGAATCAAACACGAGCACGAAAGATACCGCATATCCATTATGTTGCACTTTCTAGAGTGAAATCTTTGAATCAGCTACATATCCTTGATTTTAATGAGCTAAGCTTGGCCAAAGATGAAGCAGTTGACTCAGAAATGCAAAGACTTAGAGAACATGTATTAACACTTTGCTTCAGacctctatatcacattgaagcGGAAACAAAATGTCTATTCAACAATGCTCGATCTCTTCACAAACATTTTGCTGATATCAAGTCAGATCCAAATGTCTATGCTGCAGACATAATTGGAATTGCAGAATCCAGACTTTGTGATAGAGATGCTGACGAAACTGTATCGTTGAGCGATTATCAAATTTACAGAAATGATTCTCACTGTTCAG